In a genomic window of Rhinolophus ferrumequinum isolate MPI-CBG mRhiFer1 chromosome 2, mRhiFer1_v1.p, whole genome shotgun sequence:
- the LOC117014533 gene encoding olfactory receptor 5H2-like, producing the protein MGTENGTLLTEFILTGLTYQPEWQISLFLVFLVIYLITIVGNFGLIALICNDPKLHIPMYLLLGCLAFVDAWISCTVTPKMLVNFLAKSKMISLSECMTQLFSFAFSATTECFLLATMAYDRYVAICKPLFYPVIMTNRLCIQLVLSSFVGGFLHALIHIGFLFRLTFCNSNIIHHFYCDILPLFKISCTDPSINVLMVFIFSGSIQVFTIVTVLVFVSYALVIFTILKKKSLQGIRKAFSTCGAHLLSVSLYYGSLLFMYVRPGSAQADDQAMMDSLFYAVIIPLLNPIIYSLRNKKVTDSLAKMLRRNF; encoded by the coding sequence ATGGGTACTGAAAATGGAACACTGCTGACAGAGTTTATTCTCACAGGACTTACATATCAACCAGAATGGCAAATCTCTCTGTTTTTGGTATTTTTGGTGATATACCTCATCACCATTGTGGGAAACTTTGGTCTAATAGCTctcatctgcaatgaccctaaaCTTCACATTCCAATGTACTTACTTCTTGGGTGTTTAGCCTTTGTGGATGCTTGGATATCATGCACAGTCACCCCCAAGATGCTGGTGAACTTCCTAGCTAAGAGTAAGATGATATCTCTTTCTGAATGCATGACAcaattgttttcctttgcattcagtGCAACCACAGAATGTTTTCTGCTGGCAACAATGGCATATGATCGCTATGTAGCTATATGCAAACCATTATTTTATCCAGTGATTATGACCAATAGACTATGCATCCAGCTGGTACTCTCATCATTTGTAGGTGGTTTTCTTCATGCCTTAATTCACATAGGATTTTTATTCAGATTAACCTTCTGTAATTCTAATATAATACATCACTTTTACTGTGACATCCTGCCATTGTTTAAGATTTCCTGTACTGACCCTTCAATTAATGTtctgatggtttttattttctctggatcAATACAGGTGTTCACAATTGTGACTGTTCTTGTCTTTGTCTCTTATGCACTTGTTATCtttacaatcttaaaaaagaaatctctacaGGGCATAAGGAAAGCCTTCTCCACCTGTGGAGCCCATCtcttatctgtgtctttatactATGGCTCTCTTCTCTTCATGTACGTGCGTCCTGGATCTGCACAAGCAGATGACCAAGCTATGATGGATTCTCTCTTTTATGCTGTCATCATTCCTTTGTTAAATCCAATAATCTACAGcctgagaaataagaaagttACAGATTCACTGGCAAAAATGTTGAGGAGAAATTTTTAG